A DNA window from Hemitrygon akajei chromosome 26, sHemAka1.3, whole genome shotgun sequence contains the following coding sequences:
- the LOC140716856 gene encoding uncharacterized protein, whose translation MFPRANLLLLAAAFLTGCRAEINGDQVRDAFWNYISQMTEEAQDSVELIQSSEIGQQLNHLVQDNLQTVNDYAEDLRQKLAPYTDGLHERMTVDIESLRQQIREQLEDLREKLAPFADGVHQKISRNIEEFHQKLTPFAEDLGQQLRKNAEELRQKLTPFTEELQARLEVSTENLREVLTPYAEELQVKIDENMDTLRQNVAAKAEEFRSRFNENVQELRNSLAPYAKDVQIKMNQQIGEMSQMVEPYAEKLQAKVNEHVDVLNQRLNPYIVELKAKLNENVDQNLGPFIENFNTNVNHRIEEFHQNLAPYTEQLKQIISQNVKEMQERLVLNGANVQQDLQTQLTTLWGNFWQNLQN comes from the exons ATGTTTCCCAGAGCAAACCTCCTGCTTCTGGCTGCTGCCTTTCTCACAG GCTGTCGGGCTGAGATCAATGGAGATCAGGTTCGAGATGCCTTCTGGAATTACATCAGCCAAATGACTGAAGAAGCCCAGGATAGCGTCGAGCTGATCCAGAGCTCAGAAATCGGCCAGCAACTCAA TCACCTTGTTCAGGATAATCTGCAGACGGTCAATGACTATGCTGAGGATCTCCGACAGAAGTTGGCTCCTTACACAGATGGTCTTCATGAGAGGATGACAGTAGACATTGAGAGCCTTCGCCAGCAGATAAGAGAACAGCTGGAAGACCTGAGGGAGAAACTTGCTCCCTTTGCGGATGGAGTTCATCAGAAGATCAGCAGGAACATTGAAGAATTTCATCAGAAGTTGACCCCTTTTGCTGAAGACCTGGGCCAACAGCTGCGTAAGAATGCAGAGGAACTTCGGCAGAAGTTGACTCCTTTTACTGAAGAGCTACAGGCCAGACTGGAAGTGAGCACAGAGAACCTCAGGGAAGTCCTGACTCCCTACGCTGAAGAGCTCCAGGTGAAGATTGATGAAAACATGGACACCCTCAGGCAGAACGTGGCTGCCAAAGCTGAAGAATTCCGCTCCAGGTTTAATGAGAATGTCCAGGAGCTTCGCAATAGCTTGGCACCCTATGCCAAGGATGTCCAGATCAAGATGAACCAACAAATTGGAGAAATGTCCCAGATGGTTGAGCCATATGCCGAGAAGCTCCAGGCAAAAGTCAATGAGCACGTGGATGTTCTGAACCAAAGGCTGAACCCTTACATCGTCGAACTGAAAGCTAAACTTAACGAGAACGTGGACCAGAACCTGGGCCCATTCATTGAAAATTTCAACACCAACGTTAACCATAGAATCGAGGAGTTCCATCAGAACCTGGCTCCCTACACTGAGCAGCTGAAACAAATCATCAGTCAGAATGTGAAGGAGATGCAGGAGAGACTTGTCCTGAATGGAGCCAATGTTCAGCAGGATCTTCAGACCCAGCTCACCACGTTATGGGGCAACTTCTGGCAGAATCTGCAGAACTAA
- the LOC140716859 gene encoding uncharacterized protein: protein MFPRANLLLLAAAFLTGCRAEINGDQVRDAFWNYISQMTEEAQDSVELIQSSEIGQQLNHLVQDNLQTVNDYAEDLRQKLAPYTDGLHERMTVDIESLRQQIREQLEDLREKLAPFADGVHQKISRNIEEFHQKLTPFAEDLGQQLCKNAEELRQKLTPFTEELQARLEVSTENLREVLTPYAEELQVKIDENMDTLRQNVAAKAEEFRSRFNENVQELRNSLAPYAKDVQIKMNQQIGEMSQMVEPYAEKLQAKVNEHVDVLNQRLNPYIIELKAKLNENVDQNLGPFIENFNTNVNQRIEEFHQNLAPYTEQLKQIISQNVKEMQERLVLNGANVQQDLQTQLTTLWGNFWQHLQN from the exons ATGTTTCCCAGAGCAAACCTCCTGCTTCTGGCTGCTGCCTTTCTCACAG GCTGTCGGGCTGAGATCAATGGAGATCAGGTTCGAGATGCCTTCTGGAATTACATCAGCCAAATGACTGAAGAAGCCCAGGATAGCGTCGAGCTGATCCAGAGCTCAGAAATCGGCCAGCAACTCAA TCACCTTGTTCAGGATAATCTGCAGACGGTCAATGACTATGCTGAGGATCTCCGACAGAAGTTGGCTCCTTACACAGATGGTCTTCATGAGAGGATGACAGTAGACATTGAGAGCCTTCGCCAGCAGATAAGAGAACAGCTGGAAGACCTGAGGGAGAAACTTGCTCCCTTTGCGGATGGAGTTCATCAGAAGATCAGCAGGAACATTGAAGAATTTCATCAGAAGTTGACCCCTTTTGCTGAAGACCTGGGCCAACAGCTGTGTAAGAATGCAGAGGAACTTCGGCAGAAGTTGACTCCTTTTACTGAAGAGCTACAGGCCAGACTGGAAGTGAGCACAGAGAACCTCAGGGAAGTCCTGACTCCCTACGCTGAAGAGCTCCAGGTGAAGATTGATGAAAACATGGACACCCTCAGGCAGAACGTGGCTGCCAAAGCTGAAGAGTTCCGCTCCAGGTTTAATGAGAATGTCCAGGAGCTTCGCAATAGCTTGGCACCCTATGCCAAGGATGTCCAGATCAAGATGAACCAACAAATTGGAGAAATGTCCCAGATGGTTGAGCCATATGCCGAGAAGCTCCAGGCAAAAGTCAATGAGCACGTGGATGTTCTGAACCAAAGGCTGAACCCTTACATCATCGAACTGAAAGCTAAACTTAACGAGAACGTGGACCAGAACCTGGGCCCATTCATTGAAAATTTCAACACCAACGTTAACCAGAGAATCGAGGAGTTCCATCAGAACCTGGCTCCCTACACTGAGCAGCTGAAACAAATCATCAGTCAGAATGTGAAGGAGATGCAGGAGAGACTCGTCCTGAATGGAGCCAATGTTCAGCAGGATCTTCAGACCCAGCTCACCACTTTATGGGGCAACTtctggcagcatctgcagaactaa